From Elaeis guineensis isolate ETL-2024a chromosome 16, EG11, whole genome shotgun sequence, a single genomic window includes:
- the LOC105059076 gene encoding phosphatidylinositol 4-phosphate 5-kinase 9: MSSSGALADVVEASSCSGSARLSYDTSCISNKEYLLSVADGQDACSSTAQIGFTVGQLILPNGDKYSGTLLGNMPEVSGKYTWSDGCIYDGQWRRGMRHGHGKITWPSGAVYEGEFSGGYVHGTGTYVGPDNLTYKGRWKLNLKHGLGYETYPNGDVFEGSWIQGVVEGPGKYVWANENIYVGNMKRGKMSGKGTLTWKNGDTYEGNWLDGMIHGFGVYTWNDGGCYVGTWTRGLKDGKGAFYAKGCKIPAAQELYIDALSKRGLLPDLKRQNHGRRILHSSSVDMGNMKVSQTKNSGSGLSGILPKGNLMSFEQSCSQKVSLERRWSLEVAIEKVIGNDTFGESVLENDEKVVDKNVPILEREYMQGVLISEIVINSNYSMLSKKEKRRQKKLARDIKKPGETIIKGHRSYDLMLSLQLGIRYTVGKITPIQRREVRASDFGPKASFWMNFPKAGSQLTPPHHAEDFKWKDYCPMVFRNLREMFKIDAADYMISICGNAALRELSSPGKSGSVFFLSQDDRFMIKTLRKSEVQVLLRMLPNYYHHVRTYENTLITKFFGLHRVKPSSGQKFRFVVMGNMFCTELRIHRRFDLKGSSLGRSTDKIEIDENTTLKDLDLNYCFYLEPSWQDALLKQIEIDSKFLETQHIMDYSLLLGVHYRAPQHLRSHASHHRSMTADRLTVLSEEDVQEDEMFSYPEGLVLVPRGSDENSVVVGPHIRGSRLRASAAGFEEVDLLLPGTARLQIQLGVNMPARAEHIPAEDKTQLFHEVYDVVLYLGIIDILQDYNMTKKIEHAYKSLQFDSLSISAVDPEFYSRRFLRFIQTVFPENP, encoded by the exons ATGTCATCCTCTGGGGCCCTTGCTGATGTTGTGGAAGCATCCTCTTGTTCAGGAAGTGCTAGACTGTCCTACGACACTAGTTGCATCAGCAACAAAGAATACTTGCTCAGTGTTGCTGATGGACAAGATGCTTGTTCTTCCACTGCACAGATTGGTTTTACAGTTGGTCAACTTATACTTCCAAATGGGGATAAGTATTCTGGGACACTGTTGGGCAACATGCCAGAGGTATCAGGAAAATACACTTGGTCAGATGGTTGCATATATGATGGTCAATGGAGAAGAGGGATGAGGCATGGGCATGGGAAGATCACATGGCcttcaggagctgtttatgagggAGAATTTTCGGGTGGTTACGTGCATGGTACAGGCACATACGTTGGCCCAGATAATCTGACCTACAAGGGACGGTGGAAGTTAAATCTCAAACATGGCCTGGGATATGAAACATATCCAAATGGAGATGTCTTTGAAGGTTCTTGGATTCAGGGAGTGGTAGAAGGGCCTGGTAAGTATGTCTGGGCCAATGAAAACATCTATGTTGGCAACATGAAAAGAGGAAAAATGTCAGGGAAGGGGACTCTTACTTGGAAAAATGGGGACACATATGAAGGAAATTGGCTGGATGGCATGATTCATGGATTTGGAGTCTACACCTGGAATGATGGTGGCTGCTATGTTGGAACATGGACCAGGGGTTTGAAGGATGGAAAAGGAGCATTTTATGCTAAAGGATGCAAAATTCCAGCTGCACAGGAGCTTTATATCGATGCTTTAAGCAAGCGAGGCTTGTTGCCAGATTTGAAAAGGCAAAACCATGGGCGACGTATCCTTCATTCTTCTTCTGTTGACATGGGAAACATGAAGGTCAGCCAGACCAAGAACTCAGGTAGTGGCTTATCTGGTATTCTTCCCAAAGGAAACCTAATGAGTTTTGAGCAATCATGCTCCCAAAAAGTGTCTCTTGAAAGGCGCTGGAGTCTTGAGGTTGCAATTGAAAAAGTTATTGGAAATGATACGTTTGGAGAATCTGTTCTAGAAAATGATGAGAAGGTGGTTGATAAAAATGTTCCAATCCTGGAACGGGAATACATGCAAGGTGTATTAATCAGTGAAATAGTAATCAACAGTAACTATTCAATGttatctaaaaaagaaaaaaggcgtCAAAAGAAACTAGCAAGAGACATAAAGAAGCCTGGAGAGACAATAATTAAGGGTCACAGAAGTTATGATCTAATGCTTAGTTTGCAGCTTGGAATCAG GTATACTGTAGGAAAAATTACCCCAATACAAAGGCGTGAAGTTCGTGCATCAGATTTTGGTCCCAAAGCTAGCTTTTGGATGAATTTTCCTAAAGCAGGGTCGCAGCTGACACCACCTCATCATGCAGAAGATTTTAAATGGAAAGACTACTGTCCAATGGTTTTTAG AAACTTGCGGGAGATGTTTAAGATAGATGCTGCAGATTATATGATCTCCATTTGTGGAAATGCTGCACTTAGAGAGCTTTCTTCTCCTGGGAAGAGTGGTAGCGTCTTTTTTCTTTCTCAGGATGATCGGTTTATGATCAAGACGCTCCGCAAATCTGAAGTACAG GTTCTATTGCGGATGCTTCCAAACTATTACCATCATGTGCGTACGTATGAGAATACgctcataactaaattttttggtCTCCACAGGGTGAAACCTTCTAGTGGACAAAAG TTCCGGTTCGTAGTAATGGGAAACATGTTTTGCACAGAATTGAGAATTCATCGAAGATTTGATTTGAAAGGGTCATCCCTGGGACGCTCTACAgacaaaattgaaattgatgagaataCAACACTGAAAGATTTGGATCTAAACTACTGCTTCTATTTGGAACCTTCTTGGCAGGATGCTTTACTGAA GCAGATTGAGATTGATAGCAAATTTTTGGAAACACAACACATAATGGATTACAGCCTATTGTTAGGAGTCCATTATCGAGCTCCCCAGCACTTGCGATCACATGCATCCCATCATCGAAGTATGACAGCAGACAGATTAACTGTCCTTTCAGAGGAAG ATGTCCAAGAGGATGAGATGTTTAGCTACCCAGAAGGCCTGGTTTTGGTTCCACGTGGGAGTGATGAAAACAGTGTTGTGGTGGGTCCGCATATCAGAGGCAGCCGTTTAAGAGCATCAGCCGCTGGTTTTGAGGAAGTGGATCTGCTACTTCCAGGCACAGCAAG GCTACAGATCCAGCTCGGGGTTAACATGCCTGCTAGAGCGGAGCATATTCCAGCAGAAGATAAAACCCAGTTGTTCCATGAGGTCTATGATGTGGTTCTCTATTTGGGGATCATTGACATTTTGCAGGACTATAACATGACTAAGAAGATAGAACATGCGTACAAGTCCCTTCAATTTGATTCCCTTTCCATCTCAGCAGTAGATCCTGAATTCTACTCACGGCGCTTTTTAAGGTTTATTCAGACAGTTTTCCCTGAAAATCCATAG